The region GCGGGGAGTCCTGGTTGGGTGTGCCGGTAATTTCAAGCTTGCCGTTGTTCTGCACAAGCCATGCCCAGCCCGAGCCAAAGACAGAAGTGGCTGCTTTGGTGAAGGCCTCTTTGAATTGTTCGATACCTCCAAAGGTTGAGGATATCTCATCGGCCACTTTCCCACCGAAGTGAACATCCTTTTTCAGTATCTGCCAGAAGAAAGCATGATTCGCATGACCGCCGCCGTGATTGCGAACGATGGTCCGTATCGATTCCGGGATTGCATTCAGATCTGCAACGAGTTCTTCGACAGGTTTGCCCTGCAGATTGGTATGCGCCTCCAAGGCATTATTAAGATTAGTGATGTACGTCTGATGATGTTTCGTGTGATGAATGGTCATCGTTTCTTTGTCGAAATACGGCTCAAGCGCATCATAGGCATACGGCAAATTGGGCAGCGTATGGGGCATCAATCCCTCCTTGGTCGTTGTGTGTGGCATATACGATTTCTCCTTCTTAATTAATTGCATTAAGCAGTTCGACAGTGTCGAGCGTTTTGCCCGACCTGTCCATAACTGATCGGAAAGTGATTATTCCGCTTTCATCTATTACAAAATAAGCTCGTTCAGAACAGCCCTCGGCGCGAAGCACACCATATGCAGTTGATGCCTTTCTGCCAAAATCTGACAACAGCGGGTATTCTATTTTCAAAGACTCAGCATACGCACGCTGGGTGTGGTGGCTGTCAACAGAGACACCGATCACAGTGACATTCTTGTTTTTAAATTGCGAGAGGTCATCGCGGAAGCAGGACAACTCGGATGTGCACACCGAGGAAAATGAAAAAGGATAAAAGGCGAGCAAAATCTTGCTTCCTTTGAAACTTTCCAGTGTGACTATTTCGCCGCGCTGGTTCTTCAATTCAAAATTCGGCGCTCTATCTCCAATATCCACCAAAGTAAATCTCCCTGCATATTTGTCTTATACATGACAGACCTGAAAGGGGTATAGTATTATCCATCGAATGCAGACACAAGCTGATTTTATTTTTAGTGCGCTCGGGATGCTTACGTGCTGGAACCTAATTAAGCTCGGCCGGCAGGTTGACTACGGGGATGTGAAAGAACACGTATTGCGCGCTCTATCATTTCCGTGCTACAGGCATAGGCGAACCGAATCGACGGCTGCTCATCGTAGAAGATGTCGCCCGGGACGCTTCCGAGTGAGTAATTCTCAATCAAGTAGTTTACCAGTTCCCAAGGCGTCCCCGGCCATGAGTCGGTAATTCTGGCATACAGATAAAAAGCTCCGCCTGGGGGAGTTTCGCATTTGAGAAAATCGGTCTGATTGACGCCCTGAAAGAGGATATCCCTGCGTGTTTTATACTCGTCACGCATTTCTGCCACACACTCCTGCGGGCCATTCAATGCAACAATACCTGCATGCTGGGTCGGTGTCGAAACGCCATTGATCGAATACAAAATAATCTTTTTCATCTGATCGATGAGCCGTTGGTCTGAACAGACCGCATAACCAAGGCGCCAACCGGTCATGGCGTAACTTTTTGAGAATGTAAAACAGGTTACAATTTTATCGCGAACTGTCTGGGGGTAGTCTGAAGCAATGCTACCTGCGCTAACATGAAGTTCGTCATAAATAATGTGCTCATAGGCTTCGTCTGAGACTACGTACAGATTATGTTTGGCGGCGATATCAAGCAACGCAACAATATCCTTGCGCTTGAATATTCCTCCGGTAGGATTATGCGGTGAGTTCACAAGAATCGCTTTCGTGCGGGGTGAAATACTCGATTCAACCTCAGCAGGATCCCAGACATATCCATTCTCAGCGCGCAACGGAACCTTAACAAGCTCGCCACCGCATAGTTTGATAATCCATCCGGTAGCAGTCCAGTTCGGTTGGGGATAAATTACTTCGTCACCAGGATTGAGAAGGGCTTGAAAAGTACAGTAGAGGGCATGCATTCCGCCGTTGGTCACTACAACATTGTCGGGACCAGAAAGATAGCTGATCTTATTATCACTGCGAAGTTTGTTGATTATTGCTTCCCGAAGAGGCTTTATCCCTGTTGATGGCGCATAATGAGTCGCATTGTCTCGAAGAG is a window of Candidatus Zixiibacteriota bacterium DNA encoding:
- a CDS encoding redoxin domain-containing protein, which codes for MDIGDRAPNFELKNQRGEIVTLESFKGSKILLAFYPFSFSSVCTSELSCFRDDLSQFKNKNVTVIGVSVDSHHTQRAYAESLKIEYPLLSDFGRKASTAYGVLRAEGCSERAYFVIDESGIITFRSVMDRSGKTLDTVELLNAIN
- a CDS encoding pyridoxal phosphate-dependent aminotransferase, which produces MNHKLDDIVFEGIVSIRDRLLTMPDPLRLESGDPSFDTPVHIKEALAKALRDNATHYAPSTGIKPLREAIINKLRSDNKISYLSGPDNVVVTNGGMHALYCTFQALLNPGDEVIYPQPNWTATGWIIKLCGGELVKVPLRAENGYVWDPAEVESSISPRTKAILVNSPHNPTGGIFKRKDIVALLDIAAKHNLYVVSDEAYEHIIYDELHVSAGSIASDYPQTVRDKIVTCFTFSKSYAMTGWRLGYAVCSDQRLIDQMKKIILYSINGVSTPTQHAGIVALNGPQECVAEMRDEYKTRRDILFQGVNQTDFLKCETPPGGAFYLYARITDSWPGTPWELVNYLIENYSLGSVPGDIFYDEQPSIRFAYACSTEMIERAIRVLSHPRSQPAGRA
- a CDS encoding superoxide dismutase — encoded protein: MPHTLPNLPYAYDALEPYFDKETMTIHHTKHHQTYITNLNNALEAHTNLQGKPVEELVADLNAIPESIRTIVRNHGGGHANHAFFWQILKKDVHFGGKVADEISSTFGGIEQFKEAFTKAATSVFGSGWAWLVQNNGKLEITGTPNQDSPLSTGKKPLLGIDVWEHAYYIKYQNRRPEYISAFFNLINWDAVNERFRQR